In the genome of Pseudomonas putida, one region contains:
- a CDS encoding OprD family porin, with the protein MTRNTLALAIAASSLGLLTSSAHAGGFIEDSKASLTLRNFYIDTDYRNGAGVSKQNEWGQGFMLNYASGFTEGSVGFGVDALGLLGVRLDGGGKAGKPGIERQPGTIFPLESDGSAVDEFSSLGLTAKAKVAKTEFRYGTLQPKLPVVVNNDARLLPMTYEGGQFTSTDIDGLTLTGGQLTHTKGRNSTDWRSMSIAGANGSGPKSRDSNKFYFAGGDYKATKDLILSYYYGELDNFYQQHYLGLVHNWGIGPGTLKSDIRVFISDSDGKNASASGRADGFVSSGYYGGNSVKGEVDNNVYSGMFTYALGGHSIGAGYQVLTGDSDFPYLNRGDGEGTSTYLISDAQLLKFNRAGERTWIGRYAYDFAAVGVPGLTFSVLYLNADNIDTRQGDQGEWERDVSLGYVVPQGTFKGLGLAWKNASMRSGLPAASTPGSASQRDQDENRLILSYTLPLL; encoded by the coding sequence ATGACCAGAAACACCCTGGCGCTCGCCATTGCAGCCAGCTCGCTCGGCCTTCTCACCTCATCGGCTCATGCTGGGGGCTTCATCGAAGACAGCAAAGCCAGCCTCACCTTGCGTAACTTCTACATCGACACCGACTACCGCAACGGCGCTGGGGTCAGCAAGCAGAACGAGTGGGGGCAGGGTTTCATGCTCAACTATGCCTCCGGCTTCACCGAGGGCAGCGTGGGCTTCGGCGTCGATGCACTGGGGCTGTTGGGGGTACGTCTGGACGGTGGCGGCAAGGCCGGCAAGCCCGGCATCGAGCGTCAACCGGGGACCATTTTCCCCCTGGAGAGCGACGGCAGCGCGGTCGATGAGTTCAGTAGCCTGGGCCTGACGGCTAAGGCCAAGGTGGCGAAGACCGAATTCCGATACGGCACCCTGCAGCCCAAGCTGCCGGTGGTGGTCAACAATGACGCTCGCCTGCTACCGATGACCTACGAAGGTGGCCAGTTCACCTCCACCGATATCGACGGCCTGACCCTCACCGGTGGCCAACTGACCCACACCAAAGGGCGTAACTCCACCGATTGGCGCAGCATGTCCATTGCCGGCGCCAACGGCAGTGGCCCGAAATCCCGTGACAGCAACAAGTTCTACTTTGCCGGCGGCGACTACAAGGCCACCAAAGACCTGATCCTCTCGTACTACTACGGCGAGCTGGACAACTTCTACCAGCAGCACTACCTCGGCCTGGTGCACAACTGGGGCATTGGCCCAGGCACCCTGAAATCGGATATCCGCGTGTTCATCAGCGACTCCGACGGCAAGAACGCCAGCGCCTCCGGCCGCGCCGACGGTTTCGTCAGCAGCGGCTACTACGGCGGTAACAGCGTCAAAGGCGAAGTGGACAACAACGTCTACAGCGGGATGTTCACCTACGCCTTGGGCGGCCACAGCATCGGCGCCGGTTATCAGGTCCTGACAGGCGACAGCGATTTCCCCTACCTCAACCGCGGTGACGGCGAAGGCACCAGTACCTACCTGATCTCCGATGCCCAGTTGTTGAAGTTCAACCGCGCCGGTGAACGCACCTGGATCGGCCGCTACGCCTACGACTTCGCCGCCGTCGGTGTTCCAGGCCTTACCTTCAGCGTGCTCTACCTCAACGCCGACAACATCGACACCCGCCAAGGCGACCAAGGCGAGTGGGAACGTGATGTGTCCCTGGGCTATGTCGTGCCGCAAGGCACCTTCAAGGGGCTGGGCCTTGCGTGGAAGAACGCCAGCATGCGCAGCGGTCTGCCCGCCGCCAGCACGCCAGGCTCTGCCAGCCAGCGGGACCAGGACGAGAACCGCCTGATCCTCAGCTACACCCTGCCGTTGCTTTAG
- the uvrA gene encoding excinuclease ABC subunit UvrA, whose product MTRTPAPTDHVHLKTEDGYVVVRGAREHNLKDVDVAIPRDALVVFSGVSGSGKSSLAFGTLYAEAQRRYFESVAPYARRLIDQVGVPDVDAIDGLPPAVALQQQRGASNARSSVGSVTNLSSLVRMLYSRAGTYPSGQPMLYAEDFSANTPQGACPACHGLGHVYEVSEASLVPDPTLSIRDRAIAAWPPAWHGQNLRDILVTLGYDVDRPWKDLPQEDRDWILFTEEAPTVPVYAGLTPAETRTALKRKLEPSYMGTFTGARRYVLHTFANTQSALMRKRVSRFMEGRPCPACDGKRLKPEALSVTFCGVDIGTLAQMPLDQVVALLEPVSRGQVDDQDTRSTEKQLAAQRLAEGVLTRLRTLQQLGLGYLTLERATPTLSTGELQRLRLATQLSALLFGVVYVLDEPSAGLHPSDSQALYDALDRLRDAGNSVFVVEHDLQLMRRAQWLVDVGPDAGERGGRVLYSGAPAGLRQVAESHTARYLFDQLPAPGSRARTPAGWLELNAIRRHNLHGVDVRVPLGVLTAVTGISGSGKSSLIAQALPELMLLHLGHEPEEEDSETSTEGPTIIERTGGHLGGDVQAVHRVVQVDQKPIGRTPRSNLATYTGLFDPVRKLFAATTEARKRRYDAGRFSFNVAKGRCDTCEGEGFVSVELLFMPSVYAPCPACHGARYNEDTLAVHWNGRNIADVLRMTVEEACDFFADEQAVSRSLQVLREIGLGYLRLGQPATELSGGEAQRIKLATELQRSQRGRTLYVLDEPTTGLHVADADRLMAQLQRLVDAGNSVVMIEHDMRMVAQADWVIDIGPGAGQAGGQVVATGTAAQVAQAQGSRTAPYLAQELARGTA is encoded by the coding sequence ATGACACGCACCCCTGCCCCAACCGACCACGTCCACCTCAAGACCGAAGACGGCTACGTGGTGGTGCGTGGCGCACGCGAACATAACCTCAAGGACGTGGATGTCGCCATCCCGCGCGATGCGCTGGTGGTGTTTTCCGGGGTGTCCGGCTCGGGCAAATCATCGCTGGCCTTCGGCACCCTGTATGCCGAGGCGCAGCGCCGCTACTTCGAATCCGTGGCCCCTTACGCCCGGCGACTGATCGATCAGGTGGGTGTGCCGGATGTCGATGCAATCGACGGATTGCCCCCGGCGGTGGCGCTGCAACAGCAACGCGGCGCGAGCAATGCCCGCTCCTCGGTCGGCAGCGTCACCAACCTCTCCAGCCTGGTGCGCATGCTGTACTCGCGCGCCGGCACCTACCCGAGCGGCCAGCCCATGCTGTATGCCGAGGACTTCTCGGCCAACACGCCGCAAGGTGCCTGCCCGGCCTGCCATGGCCTGGGGCATGTCTATGAGGTCAGCGAGGCGAGCCTGGTTCCCGACCCGACCTTGAGCATCCGCGACCGGGCCATCGCCGCCTGGCCTCCGGCCTGGCATGGGCAGAACCTGCGCGACATCCTGGTCACCCTCGGCTACGACGTCGACAGGCCCTGGAAGGACCTGCCGCAAGAGGACCGCGACTGGATCCTGTTCACCGAGGAGGCGCCCACGGTACCGGTCTATGCCGGCCTTACGCCCGCCGAAACCCGCACCGCGCTCAAGCGCAAGCTCGAGCCCAGCTACATGGGCACGTTCACCGGGGCCCGGCGCTACGTGCTGCACACCTTCGCCAACACCCAGAGCGCGCTGATGCGCAAGCGTGTGTCGCGCTTCATGGAAGGCCGCCCCTGCCCGGCGTGTGATGGCAAGCGCCTCAAGCCCGAGGCGTTGTCGGTGACCTTCTGCGGGGTGGACATCGGTACCCTCGCCCAGATGCCGCTGGACCAGGTGGTGGCCTTGCTCGAACCGGTCAGCCGAGGTCAGGTCGATGACCAGGACACCCGCTCGACGGAAAAGCAACTGGCCGCGCAACGCCTGGCCGAAGGGGTGCTCACGCGCCTGCGCACCTTGCAACAGCTAGGCCTTGGCTACCTCACCCTGGAGCGCGCCACACCGACGCTGTCGACCGGCGAGCTTCAGCGACTGCGCCTGGCCACACAACTGAGCGCCCTGCTGTTCGGTGTGGTCTATGTGCTCGACGAGCCTTCGGCCGGGCTGCACCCTTCCGACAGCCAGGCGCTCTACGATGCCCTCGACCGACTGCGCGACGCTGGCAATTCGGTGTTCGTAGTCGAGCACGACCTGCAGCTCATGCGCCGCGCCCAATGGCTGGTGGACGTCGGCCCTGATGCTGGCGAGCGCGGCGGCCGCGTACTCTATAGCGGCGCCCCGGCGGGCCTGCGCCAGGTAGCCGAGTCGCACACCGCCCGCTACCTGTTCGACCAACTGCCCGCCCCAGGGAGCCGCGCCCGCACACCTGCCGGCTGGCTGGAGCTGAACGCCATCCGCCGCCATAACCTGCACGGCGTTGACGTGCGCGTGCCGCTGGGGGTGCTCACGGCGGTCACCGGGATTTCCGGCTCCGGCAAGTCGAGCCTGATCGCCCAGGCCCTGCCCGAGCTGATGCTGCTGCACCTGGGGCATGAACCCGAAGAGGAAGACAGCGAAACCAGCACCGAAGGCCCGACGATCATCGAACGCACAGGCGGCCACCTGGGCGGCGACGTGCAGGCCGTGCACCGGGTCGTGCAAGTGGATCAAAAGCCGATCGGCCGTACACCACGGTCCAACCTGGCGACCTATACCGGGCTGTTCGACCCGGTGCGCAAGCTGTTCGCCGCCACCACCGAAGCCCGCAAGCGCCGCTACGACGCCGGGCGTTTCTCGTTCAACGTGGCCAAGGGGCGCTGCGACACCTGCGAGGGCGAGGGCTTCGTCAGTGTCGAGCTGCTGTTCATGCCCAGCGTCTACGCCCCCTGCCCTGCCTGTCACGGCGCCCGCTACAACGAAGACACCCTCGCGGTGCATTGGAATGGCCGCAACATCGCCGATGTTCTTCGCATGACGGTGGAAGAAGCCTGCGACTTCTTCGCCGACGAGCAGGCCGTGTCACGCTCGCTGCAGGTGTTGCGCGAGATCGGCTTGGGTTACCTGCGCCTAGGCCAGCCGGCCACCGAGCTGTCTGGCGGCGAAGCGCAGCGCATCAAGCTGGCCACCGAGCTGCAGCGCAGCCAGCGTGGCCGAACCCTGTACGTGCTCGACGAGCCGACCACCGGCCTGCACGTGGCCGATGCCGACCGGTTGATGGCGCAGTTGCAGCGCCTGGTCGATGCCGGCAACAGCGTAGTGATGATCGAACACGACATGCGCATGGTGGCCCAGGCCGACTGGGTGATCGACATCGGACCGGGTGCAGGCCAGGCCGGTGGCCAAGTAGTGGCGACCGGCACCGCCGCCCAGGTCGCCCAAGCCCAGGGCAGCCGCACGGCGCCGTATCTTGCCCAGGAGCTGGCCCGCGGCACGGCCTGA
- a CDS encoding DUF6508 domain-containing protein, whose product MFNFIQRLKARLGNKASVDVATEPDRATSQTDHRTPSQVQRNLAWIPVFEAPKPLNLPPPACPLLGPSTGQLGSRYTAYIAQVEHLDAPVANDALREAGQALAQDLLTKAIDLGSSKAHEYSEEIYWLVQSAALAALFAHGPCSDEFATYVQHVHAFKDGPRTTAQVWAFDVYVAAHSPDARKTIDPSSSRFRDEVCDYPEPERADVEQLLRFRALLYPGGIAIKTYEVREGTYWPDYHAVVMQFYEQAGKDCWTDVHYLRHEGDAMLKNPSCIAQADLAQLKSLLTYCVRGERFCDGHWGEMIEQGHVLGLLDRLAVLHGQA is encoded by the coding sequence TGATCGGGCAACATCGCAAACCGACCATCGAACACCGTCCCAGGTGCAGCGCAACCTGGCGTGGATACCCGTCTTCGAAGCCCCCAAACCCCTGAACCTTCCTCCGCCCGCCTGCCCGCTATTGGGACCTTCGACGGGGCAGCTGGGCAGTCGCTATACGGCCTACATCGCGCAAGTGGAGCACCTGGATGCGCCCGTGGCCAACGACGCATTGCGCGAAGCGGGGCAGGCATTGGCCCAGGATCTGCTCACCAAAGCCATCGACCTTGGCAGCTCCAAAGCCCACGAGTACTCGGAAGAGATCTACTGGCTGGTGCAGAGTGCGGCGCTCGCTGCATTGTTCGCCCATGGTCCGTGCTCCGACGAGTTCGCGACCTATGTGCAGCACGTTCATGCGTTCAAGGACGGTCCGCGGACCACTGCCCAGGTCTGGGCGTTCGATGTGTATGTCGCAGCACATAGCCCTGACGCCAGAAAGACGATCGATCCGTCTTCGTCACGTTTTCGCGATGAGGTGTGTGACTACCCCGAGCCCGAGCGTGCCGATGTCGAGCAATTGCTGCGTTTTCGTGCGCTGTTGTACCCGGGCGGCATCGCCATCAAGACCTATGAGGTTCGCGAAGGTACGTACTGGCCTGACTATCACGCCGTGGTCATGCAGTTCTACGAGCAGGCGGGAAAGGACTGCTGGACCGATGTCCACTACCTCCGACACGAGGGCGACGCCATGCTGAAGAACCCGTCCTGCATTGCCCAGGCTGACCTGGCGCAGCTCAAGAGCCTGTTGACCTATTGTGTGCGGGGAGAGCGCTTCTGTGATGGCCACTGGGGGGAGATGATCGAACAGGGCCACGTACTGGGCCTGTTGGACCGGTTGGCTGTCTTGCATGGCCAGGCATAG
- the gfa gene encoding S-(hydroxymethyl)glutathione synthase, producing MNALHLHPSIDQGIRPEQAGFAGGTLQCLCPTDKVQVAINAQTLHNHACGCTKCWKPAGAIFSVVAVAPRDKVSVQAHGEKLQVVDPNAVIQRHACRDCGAHLFGRIENTGHPFYGLDFVHTELSPQSGWSAPGFAAFVSSVIESGTPPAQMDAIRARLRELGLEPYDCLSPVLMDALAIHAAKQKGTYREA from the coding sequence ATGAACGCCCTACACCTACACCCATCGATCGACCAGGGAATCCGGCCAGAACAGGCCGGTTTCGCCGGTGGCACCCTGCAATGCCTGTGTCCGACCGACAAGGTGCAAGTCGCCATCAATGCACAAACGCTGCACAACCATGCCTGTGGCTGCACCAAGTGCTGGAAGCCTGCCGGCGCGATCTTCTCGGTGGTGGCCGTGGCGCCACGCGACAAGGTCAGCGTGCAGGCCCATGGCGAGAAACTGCAGGTGGTGGACCCGAACGCCGTGATCCAGCGCCATGCCTGCCGCGACTGTGGCGCGCATCTGTTCGGCCGCATCGAGAACACCGGCCACCCCTTCTACGGCCTGGATTTCGTGCATACCGAGCTCTCTCCGCAGAGCGGCTGGTCGGCGCCGGGCTTTGCCGCGTTCGTGTCTTCGGTGATCGAAAGCGGGACCCCGCCAGCGCAGATGGATGCGATCCGCGCACGCCTGCGCGAACTGGGCCTGGAGCCCTACGACTGCCTGTCCCCGGTGCTCATGGACGCCCTGGCCATCCATGCTGCCAAGCAAAAAGGCACCTACCGCGAAGCCTGA
- a CDS encoding malate dehydrogenase: protein MNKLSIVGAGMVGEAAAQIIAREESCRELTLIDVQGDLAQGKALDVWQAAVESGSDTRVQGGGDAHLLQDSDLVVITAGVPRKPGQSRQDVLSINLPILDGIMRDINRYAPAATVLVVSNPVDVLTYRAWSLSELGRDKVFGQAGVLDTARMKCFIAEQTGFSARDISALVLGGHGDSMVPLMRYCTVGSVPLSHFLSSEQIERIVQRTRQGGGEILGLKKLGSACDAPGVAIAQMVDAIAKGRNRILPAVAILEGEYGRTDIAMGVPCVLAENGLASVVELPLDAQEQAMFDHSADQVARDIAEMKAM from the coding sequence GTGAACAAACTATCCATAGTGGGTGCCGGTATGGTGGGCGAGGCGGCGGCGCAGATCATCGCCCGGGAGGAGTCCTGCCGTGAATTGACGTTAATCGATGTTCAGGGGGACCTGGCGCAGGGCAAGGCACTGGATGTCTGGCAGGCAGCCGTCGAGTCAGGCTCCGATACCCGGGTTCAGGGTGGGGGCGACGCCCACTTGCTACAGGATTCCGATTTGGTGGTGATCACCGCAGGCGTGCCACGCAAGCCCGGTCAGTCGCGTCAGGATGTACTGAGCATCAACCTGCCGATACTCGACGGCATCATGCGGGACATCAATCGGTATGCCCCGGCAGCGACGGTATTGGTGGTGTCGAACCCGGTCGATGTGCTGACCTACCGGGCCTGGAGCCTTAGTGAGCTGGGCCGCGACAAGGTGTTCGGGCAGGCGGGGGTGCTGGATACCGCGCGGATGAAGTGTTTCATTGCCGAGCAGACGGGCTTTTCTGCCCGGGATATTTCAGCGCTGGTGCTGGGTGGCCATGGCGACAGCATGGTGCCGCTGATGCGCTACTGCACGGTCGGTTCGGTGCCGCTGTCGCACTTTTTGTCCAGCGAGCAGATCGAGCGGATTGTGCAGCGCACACGTCAGGGGGGCGGCGAGATTCTGGGCTTGAAGAAGCTGGGAAGCGCCTGCGACGCCCCCGGTGTGGCTATCGCGCAGATGGTCGATGCGATCGCCAAGGGTCGTAACCGCATTTTGCCGGCGGTCGCGATCCTTGAGGGCGAGTACGGGCGAACAGACATTGCCATGGGGGTGCCCTGCGTGCTGGCGGAAAATGGCCTGGCGAGTGTGGTCGAACTGCCCCTGGATGCGCAGGAGCAGGCCATGTTCGACCACTCTGCCGATCAGGTGGCGCGTGACATCGCCGAAATGAAAGCGATGTGA